Proteins co-encoded in one Stutzerimonas stutzeri genomic window:
- a CDS encoding MSHA biogenesis protein MshI translates to MFLLEAPDVPADELRDAMRWRVKDLISESLEDVVIDCFALPDDAYRGRTRMVYCVVLNKVRMQEYRALVQQAGLRLASIDITEMALRNLGLLAGAGTTNLALLRLRTSEGLIVVQNGADLYMARRIEHGLARAEHDLSGATLEIQRSLDYFESQLGKGYISRLLLLPMKQDGERTHQALASGLAVNLQRLDLRELFPGQSASDLPEPSQAFCIGAVGAALRQEQI, encoded by the coding sequence ATGTTTCTGCTAGAAGCGCCAGACGTGCCGGCCGACGAGTTACGTGACGCGATGCGCTGGCGCGTCAAGGATCTGATCAGCGAGTCGCTTGAAGACGTCGTTATCGATTGCTTTGCGCTACCGGACGATGCGTACCGCGGCCGCACCCGCATGGTCTATTGCGTGGTGCTGAACAAAGTACGGATGCAGGAGTATCGCGCGCTGGTGCAACAGGCCGGATTGCGGTTGGCGAGCATCGATATCACCGAAATGGCCTTGCGCAATCTCGGTCTGCTGGCCGGCGCCGGCACGACCAACCTTGCGTTGCTGCGGCTGCGAACCAGCGAAGGCTTGATCGTCGTTCAGAACGGGGCCGATCTGTATATGGCGCGGCGCATCGAGCATGGCCTGGCGCGCGCCGAGCACGACCTGTCGGGGGCGACGCTGGAAATCCAGCGCTCGCTCGATTATTTCGAGAGCCAGCTGGGCAAAGGCTATATCAGTCGCCTGCTGCTGCTGCCGATGAAGCAGGACGGCGAGCGTACCCACCAGGCGCTTGCCAGCGGCCTGGCCGTCAATCTGCAGCGCCTGGATCTGCGTGAGCTGTTCCCGGGGCAATCGGCAAGCGATCTTCCCGAGCCGAGTCAGGCGTTCTGTATCGGTGCCGTCGGCGCCGCCCTGCGTCAGGAACAAATCTGA
- a CDS encoding PilN domain-containing protein: MQNINLYQRERRRGGGPRPRQIRLGVALLVAVLITHGAWQGWQLRSASQAATSAERQAAEAVARLDVAQTSFQEPTLDPALPRQLAEREAENRELQRLADYLKALDAQRSSGFAALLQGLADRHPPHGLWLTSIRLQAGGEELALQGLTQDQELLPLYLRSLGQSTAFSGRDFAHFDLQRDDRDLLRFRLASQALAEQGDE, translated from the coding sequence ATGCAGAACATCAATCTCTATCAACGCGAACGTCGCCGTGGTGGTGGCCCGAGGCCGCGCCAGATACGTCTGGGCGTGGCGCTGCTGGTGGCCGTCTTGATCACACACGGCGCCTGGCAAGGTTGGCAGCTGCGTTCGGCCAGCCAGGCCGCGACATCTGCCGAGCGGCAGGCTGCCGAGGCGGTGGCCAGGCTCGACGTGGCCCAGACGAGCTTTCAGGAACCTACGCTGGACCCGGCATTGCCGCGTCAGCTGGCCGAGCGCGAGGCCGAGAATCGCGAGCTGCAACGCCTGGCCGACTACCTGAAGGCACTCGATGCCCAGCGCAGCTCCGGCTTCGCGGCCTTGCTGCAAGGGCTGGCCGACCGGCATCCGCCGCACGGGCTCTGGTTGACCAGCATTCGTCTGCAGGCCGGCGGGGAGGAGTTGGCCCTGCAGGGTTTGACTCAGGATCAGGAGCTGCTCCCGCTTTATCTGCGCAGCCTGGGGCAGAGCACGGCGTTTAGCGGGCGCGATTTTGCCCACTTCGATTTACAGCGTGACGACCGGGATCTGCTGCGGTTCCGGTTGGCCTCGCAAGCATTGGCGGAGCAGGGCGATGAATAA
- a CDS encoding type II secretion system protein GspM, giving the protein MNKLIQHWRALAPREQWLTYGVGLALLVMLYVLLVAEPLGLRVAAEASRQQLAHARQLEAENSLLEIQAKLAADPNLSYRQALATAQAGRDELLLRIDQETSTLVSPAKMKALLQDLLRNQAKLKLISLESSSAPLAVPAAIPAEPASQTAAPVVFYRHGLRLTLEGGYFDLLAYLTAIQSSGWRLHWDALDYEVGEGGAGQARVILDLHTLSRDAGWVGV; this is encoded by the coding sequence ATGAATAAGCTCATCCAGCATTGGCGGGCCCTGGCGCCACGCGAGCAGTGGTTGACCTACGGCGTCGGCCTGGCACTGCTGGTCATGCTTTACGTGCTATTGGTTGCCGAGCCGCTGGGCCTGCGTGTCGCGGCCGAGGCCAGCCGACAGCAGCTCGCCCATGCGCGCCAGCTGGAGGCCGAGAACAGTCTGCTGGAGATCCAGGCCAAGCTCGCCGCTGACCCTAACCTGAGCTATCGCCAGGCATTGGCGACCGCACAGGCTGGGCGCGACGAGCTGCTTCTGCGCATCGACCAGGAAACCAGCACGCTGGTTTCGCCAGCGAAGATGAAGGCCTTGCTGCAGGACCTGTTGCGCAACCAGGCGAAGCTGAAGCTGATCTCGCTGGAAAGCTCCAGTGCACCGCTGGCCGTGCCGGCGGCAATACCGGCCGAGCCAGCCAGTCAGACGGCGGCGCCCGTGGTGTTCTATCGCCACGGTCTGCGCCTGACGCTGGAAGGCGGGTATTTCGACCTGCTGGCTTATCTCACCGCGATCCAGTCCAGCGGTTGGCGCTTGCATTGGGACGCGCTGGATTACGAAGTGGGCGAGGGCGGTGCCGGACAGGCCCGCGTCATCCTCGATCTGCATACCTTGAGTCGCGATGCGGGGTGGGTGGGTGTTTAA
- a CDS encoding Type II secretory pathway component, whose product MFKFRINTIGLVALLSAAPVFAADPTLPPAEQVVGDVVTQAPETLQLQAILRGPSRASAVINGQKLTVGDRLGDARILAVRAHSVVIERQGRQQELRLSAPIIQTSRTLP is encoded by the coding sequence GTGTTTAAGTTCCGAATCAACACGATCGGTTTGGTTGCGCTGCTCAGCGCCGCGCCGGTCTTCGCCGCAGATCCCACGCTGCCGCCCGCCGAACAGGTAGTCGGCGACGTGGTGACACAGGCGCCCGAGACCCTCCAGTTGCAGGCCATCCTGCGTGGCCCCTCGCGCGCCAGCGCCGTGATCAACGGGCAGAAGCTGACGGTCGGTGACCGCTTGGGCGATGCACGAATCCTGGCGGTGCGCGCGCACTCCGTTGTCATCGAACGCCAAGGCCGGCAACAAGAATTGCGCCTGAGCGCTCCCATCATCCAAACGAGCCGTACCCTGCCATGA
- the mshL gene encoding pilus (MSHA type) biogenesis protein MshL: protein MMPTLMLRLGALSLFCLLPACQTFEDGDKRLYEQSNRLFQESLEQSQQKVAPPASVQAGLIPPLPAADSQPASGPRFDVAVSDMPAREFFLSLMDSAGENILVHPGVTGNVTFSLRNVTLEETLAAVRDSYGYDYRRTAYGYQIQPNQAITRTYDLNYLNIQRQGTTDTRVSSGQVTSSENTGVGAAGTTTSNTSATVNASQLMTTSNVDFWSEVRGVVEMMIGNEEGNQVVVNPQAGLLVVRARSDDQQAVERFLAQAQRNLQRQVILETKILEVNLSDGFQSGINWAQLGSMGNAQISLGVQGDPLSGPNNVGGVFSAAVQVGDFSGVLQLLETQGDVRVLSSPRVSTLNNQKAVIKVGTDEFFVTDVSTTTTSLAGGTTAPDLDITLTPFFSGISLDVTPQIDESGQVTLHVRPTVSRVQDQNKSIQLGGSDNVFNLPLALSTTRQSDSIVRARSGQVVVIGGLLENRNTNTDANIPWASKLPVVGGLFQQQRKALQQTELVILMRPQVVDDQVWLDDLRKSAESFRSVR from the coding sequence ATGATGCCGACCCTGATGCTCCGCCTCGGCGCGTTGAGCCTGTTCTGCCTGCTGCCCGCCTGCCAGACCTTCGAAGATGGCGACAAGCGCCTGTATGAGCAAAGCAACCGCCTGTTCCAGGAGAGTCTGGAGCAGAGCCAGCAGAAAGTCGCACCGCCGGCCTCGGTACAGGCTGGCCTGATTCCGCCGCTGCCCGCCGCGGACAGCCAGCCCGCCAGCGGGCCTCGGTTCGATGTCGCCGTCAGCGACATGCCGGCGCGTGAGTTCTTCCTCAGTCTGATGGACAGCGCCGGCGAGAACATCCTGGTGCACCCCGGCGTGACGGGCAATGTGACCTTCAGCCTGCGCAACGTCACGCTCGAGGAAACCCTCGCGGCGGTGCGCGACAGCTATGGTTACGATTACCGTCGCACCGCCTATGGCTATCAGATTCAGCCGAACCAGGCGATCACCCGCACCTATGACCTGAACTACCTGAACATCCAGCGGCAGGGCACCACCGACACCCGTGTCAGCTCCGGTCAGGTCACCAGCAGCGAAAACACTGGCGTTGGCGCGGCCGGCACCACCACCAGCAACACCTCCGCCACCGTGAATGCGAGCCAGCTGATGACCACCAGCAACGTCGACTTCTGGAGCGAGGTGCGCGGCGTGGTCGAAATGATGATCGGCAATGAGGAGGGCAACCAGGTGGTGGTCAACCCGCAGGCCGGGTTGCTGGTGGTGCGGGCACGGAGTGACGATCAGCAAGCGGTGGAGCGCTTCCTTGCCCAGGCGCAGCGCAACCTGCAACGTCAGGTCATCCTGGAAACCAAGATCCTTGAAGTGAACCTGTCCGATGGCTTCCAGTCCGGCATCAACTGGGCGCAACTGGGCAGCATGGGCAACGCCCAGATCAGCCTGGGCGTGCAGGGCGACCCTCTGAGCGGGCCGAACAACGTAGGCGGCGTATTCAGCGCGGCCGTGCAGGTAGGCGACTTCAGTGGGGTGCTGCAATTGCTCGAGACCCAGGGCGACGTGCGTGTGCTCTCCAGCCCGCGGGTTTCCACGCTGAACAATCAGAAGGCCGTGATCAAGGTGGGCACTGACGAGTTCTTCGTCACCGATGTGTCGACCACTACCACGTCGCTGGCCGGCGGTACCACCGCACCGGATCTGGACATCACGCTGACGCCGTTCTTCTCCGGCATCTCGCTGGACGTCACCCCGCAGATCGACGAGAGCGGGCAGGTCACGCTGCATGTCCGTCCCACTGTCAGCCGCGTTCAGGATCAGAACAAGAGCATTCAGCTGGGCGGTTCGGACAACGTCTTCAATCTGCCACTGGCACTCTCGACGACCCGTCAGTCCGACTCCATCGTGCGCGCTCGCAGCGGCCAGGTGGTGGTCATTGGCGGATTGCTTGAGAACCGCAATACCAACACCGACGCCAACATTCCCTGGGCCTCCAAGCTGCCGGTGGTGGGTGGGTTGTTCCAGCAGCAGCGCAAGGCGCTTCAGCAGACCGAACTGGTCATCCTGATGCGACCGCAGGTGGTCGATGACCAGGTCTGGCTGGACGATCTGCGCAAGTCCGCCGAATCCTTCCGGTCGGTTCGGTAA
- a CDS encoding ExeA family protein: protein MYEAFFGLREKPFALTPNTGFMVQLAPYQACLNLLRVALAEGEGFIKVTGEVGTGKTLLCRALLNELDASRYQVAWLPNPTLTPMTLRQALAHELHIAGVEQLDNHALLAALHARLIELAGQGKSTVLLIDEAQALPTATLEALRLLTNLETEHSKLLQVVLFGQPELDETLAREDFRQLRQRITFSYALRPLDVKDTTRYLQERLAVAGYRGEPLFQAAAVRLLVRGSGGIPRLINILSNKCLMVAFGEGARQVLARHVRRALDDTEGARPFWRQPSPRVGWALAVGCLALLAGLWPWLSPLIEVLP from the coding sequence ATGTACGAAGCATTCTTCGGCCTGCGCGAAAAACCGTTCGCGCTGACGCCCAATACCGGCTTCATGGTCCAGCTGGCCCCCTACCAGGCCTGCCTCAACCTGCTGCGCGTGGCGCTGGCCGAGGGCGAGGGCTTCATCAAGGTGACCGGTGAAGTTGGTACGGGCAAGACGCTGCTCTGCCGTGCGTTACTGAACGAGCTGGACGCTAGCCGCTATCAGGTCGCCTGGTTGCCCAATCCCACCCTGACGCCGATGACCCTGCGCCAGGCCCTGGCGCACGAGCTGCACATCGCCGGGGTCGAGCAGCTGGACAATCACGCATTGCTCGCCGCCCTTCATGCTCGCCTGATCGAGCTGGCCGGGCAGGGCAAGAGCACGGTCTTGCTGATCGATGAAGCTCAGGCGCTGCCTACCGCGACGCTGGAGGCGTTGCGCCTGCTGACCAACCTTGAAACCGAACACAGCAAGCTGTTGCAGGTGGTGTTGTTTGGCCAGCCGGAGCTGGACGAGACCCTGGCGCGCGAGGACTTCCGTCAACTGCGTCAGCGCATCACGTTTTCCTACGCGCTGCGGCCGCTGGACGTCAAAGACACCACGCGCTATCTGCAGGAGCGCCTCGCCGTGGCGGGCTATCGCGGTGAGCCGCTGTTCCAGGCGGCGGCGGTCCGCTTGCTGGTGCGCGGCAGCGGCGGCATCCCGCGGTTGATCAATATCCTGTCCAACAAATGCCTGATGGTGGCTTTCGGAGAAGGCGCCCGTCAGGTACTGGCGCGGCACGTCCGGCGCGCGCTGGACGATACCGAAGGCGCACGGCCCTTCTGGCGGCAGCCGTCGCCTCGCGTCGGCTGGGCCTTGGCCGTGGGCTGTCTGGCGCTGCTTGCCGGTCTCTGGCCCTGGCTTTCTCCGCTAATCGAGGTGCTGCCATGA
- a CDS encoding tetratricopeptide repeat protein produces MSLVNDMLRDLDARRAAPAERQQLGSLHAVDEAGAARRGRLTRLWRGVSIMAAIVLLAAALWLLSDRLRPAAEPAVVAAPAPVAPAAAEPVAPMPEANESTRLLEVLPQNDGRRFLLQLLLDHAVSYERTDTSGSVSFRLEDVRYTGEARSGRIEKDGQTLSWRVEAQGDDVQVLLVGFGDRLSVADRLEFAGDRSQLWLDVPLSDVDEAEAQSISMPVAEPAEPDEAQLPDWVTQEVAPAEAPREPARVARQTSPRPAPSVEPAAPAGPKTLSIGTHKADALVEARQALARGDHLRAIEQLQALQLTQPDNPEVARWLAQAYLAAGDTAALLRWLPAQLQARPFDAALRELLARGQLQVGDPAAAIATLQQNAPELRRNTSYHALLAALYQQVGDWASSAASYRQLVAVRPDQAAWHLGLAIALEQLDQPAQAGQHYRQALQGQGLDSSARQFASERAGSLGVTQ; encoded by the coding sequence ATGAGCCTGGTCAACGACATGCTGCGGGACCTGGACGCGCGCCGAGCGGCGCCTGCCGAGCGCCAGCAGCTGGGCAGCCTGCATGCGGTGGATGAAGCGGGCGCCGCCCGCCGTGGGCGTCTCACTCGCCTGTGGCGGGGTGTGTCGATCATGGCGGCAATCGTGCTGCTGGCAGCGGCCCTGTGGCTGCTGAGCGATCGCCTGCGTCCGGCCGCCGAGCCGGCCGTGGTGGCAGCACCGGCTCCCGTCGCGCCGGCCGCTGCCGAGCCGGTTGCACCGATGCCAGAGGCCAACGAGTCGACGCGTTTGCTGGAAGTCTTGCCGCAGAACGATGGCCGACGTTTCTTGCTGCAACTGTTGCTCGACCATGCCGTCAGCTACGAGCGAACCGACACGAGTGGCTCGGTCAGCTTTCGGCTCGAAGACGTTCGGTACACGGGCGAGGCCCGTTCTGGCCGCATTGAGAAGGATGGCCAAACCTTGTCCTGGCGCGTCGAAGCGCAGGGCGACGATGTCCAGGTGCTACTGGTCGGTTTCGGCGATCGCTTGAGCGTGGCCGACCGCCTGGAGTTCGCTGGCGACCGGTCGCAGCTGTGGCTGGATGTGCCGCTGAGCGACGTCGACGAGGCCGAGGCGCAGAGCATCTCGATGCCAGTGGCCGAACCGGCCGAGCCGGATGAAGCGCAGCTGCCGGATTGGGTCACCCAGGAAGTCGCGCCGGCGGAGGCGCCCCGAGAGCCGGCGCGTGTCGCACGGCAGACCAGCCCTCGACCGGCGCCGAGTGTCGAGCCCGCCGCACCTGCTGGGCCCAAGACGCTGTCCATCGGGACGCATAAAGCCGATGCCCTGGTCGAGGCGCGCCAGGCGCTGGCGCGAGGCGATCACCTGCGCGCGATCGAACAACTTCAGGCCTTGCAGCTCACCCAACCGGACAACCCGGAGGTGGCCCGCTGGTTGGCTCAGGCCTATCTGGCGGCCGGCGACACGGCGGCGCTGCTGAGGTGGCTGCCGGCGCAACTGCAGGCGCGTCCCTTCGATGCGGCGCTTCGCGAACTGCTCGCGCGTGGTCAGTTGCAGGTCGGCGATCCGGCGGCTGCGATCGCCACGCTGCAGCAGAACGCACCGGAATTGCGCCGCAACACGAGTTATCACGCGTTGCTTGCAGCGCTCTACCAGCAGGTCGGCGACTGGGCGTCCAGCGCCGCCAGCTATCGGCAGTTGGTTGCCGTGCGGCCGGATCAGGCGGCCTGGCACCTCGGCCTGGCCATTGCGCTGGAGCAACTCGATCAGCCGGCGCAGGCCGGCCAGCATTATCGCCAGGCTTTGCAGGGGCAAGGCCTGGACAGCAGCGCGCGTCAGTTCGCCAGCGAGCGCGCCGGTTCCTTGGGAGTAACGCAATGA
- a CDS encoding GspE/PulE family protein has translation MTQDLRQRKIRLGDLLVQAGLISEAQLQLALQDQKRTGSKLGRTVLDLGFIDEGRLLRALSEQLQIPFVELKHYKFDNQLTQSLPEAVARRFRVIVLSRQADGLLVGMTDPLDLFAQDEMERLLGKRVFPAVVRENELLGALDQLYRRTSEIASLAGELEGELQESDFDLSRLGAESNSDAPVVRLLQTLFEDAVQMKASDIHIEPDEGVVRIRQRIDGVLNEQVMKEHRVASALVMRLKIMSGLDISEKRLPQDGRFNIRVKNRNLDVRVSTMPVQFGESVVMRLLDQSGAMFQLDGTGMPPAMLERFRRLLQRPHGMVLVTGPTGSGKTTTLYAGLSELNSPEKKIITVEDPVEYRLPRINQVQVNAKIELTFARVLRAALRQDPDIVLVGEIRDQETAEIGLRAALTGHLVLSTLHTNDALTSAMRLIDMGVEPFLVATALNAVLAQRLIRRVCENCQEEHQPDPRQLAWLEALHGSDLSGKRFYRGSGCHQCHNSGYSGRIGVYELLELDEAMVAALRRGDPQGFAEAARQQPHYRPLAECAMDYAIAGVTSVDEVLKVCATLADDEVTA, from the coding sequence ATGACTCAGGACCTTCGCCAGCGCAAGATTCGTCTCGGTGATCTGTTGGTCCAGGCCGGGCTGATCAGCGAAGCCCAGCTACAACTTGCCCTGCAGGATCAGAAACGCACCGGCTCCAAGCTCGGACGTACCGTGCTGGATCTCGGCTTCATCGATGAAGGCCGCTTGCTGCGCGCGCTTTCCGAGCAGTTGCAGATCCCCTTCGTCGAGCTCAAGCACTACAAGTTCGATAACCAGTTGACGCAGAGTCTGCCGGAGGCGGTGGCACGGCGCTTTCGCGTGATTGTGCTGTCACGTCAGGCGGATGGCTTGCTGGTCGGCATGACCGACCCGCTCGACCTGTTCGCCCAGGACGAGATGGAGCGCCTGCTCGGCAAGCGGGTATTCCCCGCGGTAGTGCGCGAAAACGAACTGCTCGGCGCGCTCGATCAGCTCTATCGACGCACCAGCGAAATCGCCTCGCTGGCCGGCGAGCTGGAAGGCGAGCTGCAGGAGAGCGACTTCGACCTGTCGCGCCTGGGCGCGGAGAGCAACAGCGACGCCCCGGTGGTGCGCCTGCTGCAGACGCTGTTCGAAGATGCCGTGCAGATGAAGGCGTCGGACATTCATATCGAGCCCGACGAAGGCGTGGTGCGCATCCGCCAGCGGATCGACGGTGTGCTCAACGAGCAGGTGATGAAAGAGCACCGTGTGGCGTCCGCGTTGGTCATGCGCTTGAAGATCATGTCCGGCCTCGACATTTCCGAGAAGCGCCTGCCTCAGGACGGTCGCTTCAATATCCGGGTGAAGAATCGCAATCTGGACGTGCGGGTTTCCACCATGCCCGTGCAGTTCGGTGAGTCGGTGGTCATGCGTCTGCTCGACCAGAGCGGGGCGATGTTCCAGCTTGACGGCACCGGCATGCCCCCGGCCATGCTCGAGCGCTTCCGCCGCTTGCTGCAACGCCCTCACGGCATGGTGCTGGTCACCGGCCCGACCGGCTCGGGTAAAACCACGACGCTGTACGCAGGCCTTTCCGAGCTCAACAGCCCAGAGAAGAAGATCATCACGGTCGAAGACCCGGTGGAATATCGCCTGCCGCGGATCAACCAGGTACAGGTCAATGCCAAGATCGAGTTGACCTTCGCCCGGGTGTTGCGCGCCGCGCTGCGTCAGGATCCGGACATCGTGCTGGTTGGCGAGATCCGCGACCAGGAGACCGCCGAGATCGGCCTGCGCGCCGCACTGACTGGCCACCTGGTCCTGTCCACGCTGCACACCAACGACGCCCTGACGTCCGCCATGCGCTTGATCGACATGGGCGTCGAGCCGTTTCTGGTTGCCACCGCGCTCAATGCTGTCCTGGCTCAACGCCTGATCCGCCGCGTTTGCGAAAATTGCCAGGAAGAACATCAGCCCGATCCACGTCAGCTGGCGTGGCTGGAGGCGCTACATGGCAGCGACCTGAGCGGCAAACGCTTCTACCGGGGAAGTGGTTGCCACCAGTGCCACAACAGTGGTTACAGCGGACGGATCGGTGTTTACGAACTGCTCGAACTCGATGAAGCCATGGTCGCCGCGCTGCGTCGTGGCGATCCGCAGGGCTTCGCCGAAGCGGCGCGGCAGCAGCCGCACTATCGGCCGTTGGCCGAATGTGCCATGGACTACGCCATCGCGGGCGTTACCAGCGTGGACGAAGTGCTCAAGGTCTGCGCAACCCTGGCGGACGACGAGGTGACCGCGTGA
- a CDS encoding type II secretion system F family protein gives MPNFRYTGRNAQGAKISGELEGASADSVAGELLARQITPLTIDASDVEADSGDVLALLRDKLRRKRVDLDELIIFSRQMYSLSKAGVPIIRAIGGLAESNRNLFFRQVLQDVRASLESGQSMAVALNAHPKVFNNLFVSMVSVGENTGQLDQAFKQLAAYLELERETRKRIKQATRYPIFVMVAMGVALAVINLLVIPAFAKVFAQFHAQLPWATRVLIGTSNFMRDWWWLLLLGIVGGLYGFFKWIETDPGRLHWDRIKLRLPIVGGIFERIALARFTRTFAMMYRAGVPLLQTLSINSASVGNRHIGDAILGIRESVERGEALTRSAYNSGLFTPLVLQMMAVGEETGALDDLFIEVADFYEQEVDYDLKQLADAIEPILIVCMGVMVLVLALGVFLPMWELGAAAQGRG, from the coding sequence ATGCCTAATTTTCGATACACCGGCCGTAACGCCCAGGGCGCCAAGATCAGCGGAGAACTTGAGGGCGCCAGCGCTGATTCCGTCGCTGGCGAGCTGCTGGCCCGGCAGATCACACCGCTGACCATCGACGCCAGCGATGTGGAAGCCGACAGCGGCGACGTGCTGGCACTGTTGCGCGACAAACTGCGACGCAAGCGTGTCGACCTGGACGAGCTGATCATCTTCAGCCGGCAGATGTACAGCCTGAGCAAGGCGGGCGTGCCGATCATCCGTGCCATTGGCGGTCTGGCCGAATCCAATCGGAACCTGTTCTTCCGCCAGGTTCTGCAGGATGTGCGCGCCAGCCTGGAAAGCGGCCAATCCATGGCGGTGGCCCTGAATGCCCACCCCAAGGTCTTCAACAATCTGTTCGTCAGCATGGTCAGCGTCGGTGAGAACACCGGCCAGCTCGATCAGGCGTTCAAGCAGCTGGCGGCCTATCTGGAGCTCGAGCGCGAGACCCGCAAGCGCATCAAACAGGCCACCCGGTATCCGATCTTCGTCATGGTCGCCATGGGCGTCGCCCTGGCGGTGATCAACTTGCTGGTGATTCCTGCGTTTGCCAAGGTGTTCGCGCAGTTCCACGCCCAGTTGCCCTGGGCCACGCGCGTACTGATCGGGACCTCCAACTTCATGCGCGACTGGTGGTGGCTGCTTCTGCTCGGCATCGTCGGTGGGCTGTACGGCTTCTTCAAATGGATCGAGACCGATCCGGGCCGATTGCACTGGGACCGCATCAAACTGCGCCTGCCCATTGTCGGCGGCATCTTCGAGCGCATCGCCCTGGCGCGCTTCACCCGCACCTTCGCGATGATGTACCGCGCCGGTGTGCCGCTGCTACAGACCTTGTCGATCAACAGCGCCAGCGTCGGCAACCGGCATATCGGTGACGCCATTCTCGGCATCCGCGAGAGCGTCGAGCGTGGCGAAGCCTTGACGCGTTCGGCCTACAACAGTGGCCTGTTCACCCCCCTTGTGCTGCAGATGATGGCCGTCGGTGAAGAAACCGGCGCTCTGGACGACCTCTTCATCGAAGTCGCCGATTTCTACGAGCAGGAAGTCGACTACGACCTCAAGCAACTGGCCGACGCCATCGAGCCGATTCTCATCGTCTGCATGGGCGTGATGGTGCTGGTGCTGGCGCTGGGTGTGTTCCTGCCGATGTGGGAACTGGGCGCGGCGGCGCAGGGGCGAGGGTGA
- a CDS encoding type II secretion system protein → MTKKRHRMNKPQTGFTMIELVVVIAILGILAAVALPHFIDSAKDAHRATVRSAGGAFTSAVSLIRGQYELNRNGGTNLCVGGNCQIDVAGYGNGTLDVNAAGWPVGTERSGTPGINTAMTADECRRLWGNLLQASAPTVTGDQAAFTATANGTRCLYTYTLDGTDDVIEYNANTGEVFVTFN, encoded by the coding sequence ATGACAAAAAAACGGCATCGCATGAACAAACCGCAAACAGGCTTCACGATGATCGAGCTGGTCGTGGTAATCGCGATCCTCGGCATTCTGGCCGCAGTGGCGCTCCCGCACTTCATCGACTCGGCGAAAGACGCCCACCGCGCCACGGTACGCAGCGCTGGCGGGGCGTTCACCTCGGCGGTATCGCTTATCCGCGGGCAATACGAACTCAACCGTAATGGCGGCACCAACCTCTGCGTCGGCGGCAACTGCCAAATCGACGTGGCGGGTTATGGCAACGGAACGCTCGACGTCAATGCGGCCGGCTGGCCGGTGGGCACCGAGCGCAGCGGAACGCCAGGAATCAATACGGCCATGACCGCCGACGAGTGCCGCCGCCTCTGGGGCAACCTGCTGCAAGCCTCGGCGCCCACGGTCACTGGCGACCAGGCGGCCTTCACCGCCACGGCCAACGGTACCCGCTGCCTGTACACCTACACGCTCGATGGGACTGACGATGTCATCGAGTACAACGCCAATACCGGCGAAGTTTTCGTCACCTTCAACTGA
- a CDS encoding type II secretion system protein encodes MKKQQSGFTMIELIMVIVILGILAAFAIPQFVDLGGDARRGTLQGAYGSIKSASALTHSAWLAQNSAEADSVKVEGGTVAMVKKSGYPTDSAIAGAAGISSPDFVIDTDATAGTVISPKGATDKTKCKVTYKAPSETAGSVPTITLSSDLSGC; translated from the coding sequence ATGAAGAAGCAACAAAGCGGTTTCACCATGATCGAGCTGATTATGGTGATTGTGATTCTGGGGATTTTGGCGGCGTTTGCGATCCCTCAGTTCGTCGATCTAGGAGGCGATGCACGACGCGGCACACTTCAGGGCGCGTATGGATCGATTAAGTCGGCATCTGCGCTAACACACTCTGCTTGGCTGGCGCAAAATAGTGCGGAAGCAGATTCGGTAAAGGTTGAAGGCGGTACGGTCGCGATGGTTAAGAAAAGTGGCTATCCAACAGATTCCGCGATTGCTGGAGCTGCTGGTATTAGCAGTCCGGATTTTGTCATTGATACCGACGCTACTGCTGGAACTGTGATCAGCCCTAAGGGAGCGACAGATAAAACAAAGTGCAAAGTGACATATAAGGCACCAAGTGAAACCGCTGGCAGTGTTCCTACTATTACTCTGTCATCTGATCTAAGTGGTTGCTAG
- a CDS encoding pilus assembly FimT family protein encodes MANSHGFTLVELVMTLVIIGILAAVVGPRFFDRRVFDERLFFEETVSAVRYAQKLALASGCLTQVSLGAGGYQLRRAANCTSGAYSAEVQGPDGQIPFANTDVPAGVSVSATHFPVVFDSLGRPSSAASATIGAFSFSVTAETGLVR; translated from the coding sequence ATGGCCAATTCTCACGGCTTCACCCTCGTCGAACTGGTGATGACGCTGGTCATCATCGGCATCCTCGCCGCTGTGGTGGGGCCGCGATTCTTTGATCGACGGGTGTTCGACGAGCGCCTGTTTTTCGAAGAGACGGTCTCGGCCGTGCGCTACGCGCAGAAGCTAGCCTTGGCCAGCGGCTGCCTGACCCAGGTCAGCCTGGGCGCGGGTGGCTACCAGCTGCGCCGTGCCGCGAACTGCACGTCCGGCGCTTATAGCGCCGAGGTGCAGGGGCCGGACGGCCAGATACCCTTTGCCAATACCGACGTGCCCGCGGGCGTATCGGTATCGGCTACCCATTTCCCCGTGGTGTTCGACTCGCTGGGGCGTCCCTCCAGCGCGGCGAGTGCCACCATCGGCGCGTTCAGCTTCAGCGTGACCGCCGAAACCGGGCTGGTGCGATGA